A genomic region of Herbaspirillum sp. DW155 contains the following coding sequences:
- a CDS encoding DUF2235 domain-containing protein — MAEVQTSDDGAISPADKTPPKVVLGMAAHIAATRKAHKLTCQCDIHMGFFFDGFGRSRDLDDPASSRYSNICRLWEAYRDNNDRRRRNTPNEFWYPFYYSGLGTPLNDDAASNAIISGALKVATNAGKAVMDKAKSTAKEATGVDKLDGVAKLASPTKIGTKALKDSLSEMSFRPVVKAYKDIIKDIKEAPENIRNVLRLAEGNEWVTRGKASVRDLLYDAKKNPLKAGWAAAKTVFSDLIVDSIPLVRDSRAASTVFGTGVDARLTAALDQFEAAYKDAKAQIPKVQRIQVSVFGADRGAVIARAFVNELARKYKRANAEDLAIEGDAIDIKFLGMFDAVSSLIEENKLIGFLPLVGMVKQNFGDRPLGVPPAVKKCVHFAAAHELRFYQRLDSLEKTRGEQFLYPGTSEDITGGAPDGSMGFRAELQRVALRDMLNEALMAGAMLDRMEDLARFKPESFKKFSLAAPIRDGKSNYQMMDLIAAYRKIVPRTQGLDFIAHMKVFIQWLAVRYQSPEFRASVTSHADEVKAAQRAKQKRVEIAQAEFEAARAAKPFDQERYGRATGALFKAQQDDQSTMQKTIYEVHRPFVSVWERLDSESKKITETRAQEQKRIDDEPRRKSQWKKLMDEREAPWRAKGMSPPGMPPTYQPARPLMSPEESILADAWIAALSGKTTLPDEVMALFDLLVHDTMLTSWHDHLLSSTLYFQTRAVDAFGVTDAKEEDETRKQDDANAARIKQMQESMQMPRMSQASP, encoded by the coding sequence ATGGCTGAAGTCCAGACCTCGGATGATGGCGCTATCAGCCCTGCGGATAAGACTCCGCCCAAGGTCGTTCTTGGAATGGCGGCGCATATTGCAGCGACGCGAAAGGCTCACAAGCTCACTTGCCAGTGCGATATTCACATGGGCTTCTTTTTTGACGGTTTTGGACGCTCCAGAGATTTGGATGATCCGGCCAGCTCCCGCTACTCGAACATTTGCCGCTTGTGGGAGGCTTATCGTGATAACAACGATAGACGAAGAAGAAATACGCCGAATGAATTCTGGTACCCCTTTTACTATTCCGGACTAGGTACGCCCCTGAATGATGATGCAGCAAGTAACGCCATCATCTCCGGCGCATTGAAGGTCGCGACAAACGCCGGCAAGGCGGTGATGGACAAAGCAAAGTCGACCGCCAAGGAGGCAACAGGCGTGGACAAGCTGGATGGTGTCGCAAAGCTGGCTTCTCCGACCAAGATCGGAACCAAGGCCCTGAAGGATTCATTGTCGGAAATGTCGTTCAGGCCTGTGGTAAAAGCCTACAAGGACATCATCAAGGATATCAAGGAGGCACCGGAAAACATTCGCAATGTCTTGCGCCTGGCCGAGGGAAACGAGTGGGTGACGCGCGGCAAGGCATCGGTGCGCGACCTGTTGTATGACGCCAAGAAAAATCCGTTGAAGGCAGGCTGGGCGGCGGCAAAAACGGTTTTTTCCGATCTGATCGTGGACTCCATTCCCTTGGTGAGAGACAGCAGAGCCGCCTCAACCGTGTTTGGAACAGGGGTGGATGCCAGGCTGACCGCCGCACTTGATCAGTTCGAGGCTGCCTATAAGGATGCCAAGGCGCAGATTCCAAAGGTGCAACGGATTCAGGTCTCCGTATTTGGTGCGGATCGCGGCGCAGTCATCGCTCGTGCGTTCGTCAATGAACTGGCGCGCAAATACAAGCGCGCCAATGCAGAAGATCTGGCCATCGAGGGCGACGCCATCGACATCAAGTTTCTCGGCATGTTCGATGCAGTATCGTCATTGATCGAAGAAAACAAGCTGATCGGTTTTCTGCCCTTAGTGGGCATGGTCAAGCAAAACTTCGGCGACCGTCCGCTAGGCGTGCCGCCGGCCGTCAAGAAATGCGTGCATTTTGCTGCCGCCCATGAACTGCGTTTTTACCAGCGGCTCGATAGTCTAGAGAAAACCCGTGGCGAGCAGTTTCTCTATCCGGGCACCAGCGAAGACATCACGGGTGGCGCGCCTGATGGCTCAATGGGATTTCGCGCAGAACTGCAGCGGGTGGCTTTGCGCGACATGCTCAACGAAGCACTGATGGCAGGCGCGATGCTCGATAGGATGGAAGATCTTGCCAGATTCAAACCAGAAAGTTTCAAGAAATTCTCGTTGGCAGCCCCCATCAGGGACGGCAAATCCAATTACCAGATGATGGACCTGATAGCCGCTTACCGGAAGATCGTTCCGCGTACGCAAGGTCTTGATTTTATCGCGCACATGAAGGTGTTTATTCAATGGCTGGCGGTGCGATATCAATCGCCGGAGTTTCGCGCGTCGGTGACCAGTCACGCAGACGAAGTGAAGGCAGCGCAACGCGCAAAACAGAAACGCGTCGAGATCGCGCAGGCGGAGTTCGAGGCAGCGCGAGCCGCAAAGCCATTCGATCAGGAGCGCTACGGGCGAGCCACAGGCGCGTTATTCAAGGCGCAACAGGACGATCAGAGTACGATGCAAAAGACGATTTATGAAGTGCATCGGCCTTTCGTCAGCGTGTGGGAACGGCTTGATTCAGAGTCCAAAAAAATCACCGAGACACGCGCACAAGAGCAGAAGCGGATCGATGATGAGCCACGCCGCAAGAGCCAATGGAAAAAATTGATGGATGAACGTGAAGCCCCCTGGCGGGCAAAGGGAATGAGTCCGCCGGGAATGCCGCCAACTTACCAGCCCGCACGCCCCCTAATGAGCCCCGAAGAGTCCATATTGGCCGACGCCTGGATCGCAGCCTTGAGCGGCAAGACAACACTGCCCGACGAGGTCATGGCGCTGTTCGATCTGCTGGTGCACGACACGATGTTGACCAGTTGGCACGATCACCTGCTGTCTTCGACGCTTTATTTCCAGACGCGTGCGGTCGATGCCTTCGGCGTGACCGATGCCAAGGAAGAAGATGAAACCCGCAAGCAAGACGATGCCAATGCTGCCCGCATCAAACAGATGCAGGAATCGATGCAAATGCCGCGCATGAGCCAGGCAAGTCCATAG
- a CDS encoding aromatic acid/H+ symport family MFS transporter has protein sequence MRPETPALDVQAFINREPFSRYQWLIFALCFFVVLLDGFDTAAIGFIAPSLLKDWGIAKPDLAPVLSAALFGLAAGALTSGPLADRYGRRKILLLSVLVMGAACMGSAFASNLQELTILRFLTGLGLGAAMPNAVTLTSEYSPAARRAMLTNAMFCGFPLGAALGGFLAAWMIPLWGWRSVLMLGGAAPLLLLLVMLPGLPESVRHMVAKGYAAERIGAVLRRISASAAGFNRFTLAETGPQGESATGKSGIALLFEPRYVVGTCMLWLAYFMGLVIFYALVNWMPVLFKDAGLAPRTATLISALFPLGGVGAILFGWLMDRYNANRVIAIGFAATAVAVFGIGQAVGNVGALTVVVFVAGTLMNTAQSSLPALAAAYYPTRGRATGVAWMLGVGRFGGIAGSFLVAELTRSQLGFGEVFAVVATAALVSTVALLVKQASDRNRPDGGKPLMVADAGAH, from the coding sequence ATGAGACCAGAAACCCCCGCCCTGGACGTCCAGGCTTTCATCAACCGCGAGCCCTTCTCGCGCTATCAGTGGCTGATCTTTGCCCTGTGCTTCTTCGTCGTTCTGCTGGACGGCTTCGATACCGCCGCCATCGGCTTCATCGCCCCTTCGCTGCTCAAGGACTGGGGCATCGCCAAGCCCGACCTGGCGCCGGTCCTGAGCGCGGCCCTGTTCGGCCTGGCCGCTGGCGCGCTGACCTCCGGCCCGCTGGCCGACCGCTATGGCCGCCGCAAGATCCTGCTGCTGTCGGTGCTGGTGATGGGTGCGGCCTGCATGGGCTCGGCCTTTGCCAGCAACCTGCAGGAGCTGACCATCCTGCGCTTCCTGACAGGCCTTGGCCTGGGCGCGGCCATGCCCAACGCGGTCACGCTGACCAGTGAATACAGCCCGGCCGCACGCCGCGCCATGCTGACCAATGCCATGTTCTGCGGCTTTCCGCTGGGAGCGGCGCTGGGCGGCTTCCTCGCGGCCTGGATGATTCCGCTGTGGGGCTGGCGCAGCGTGCTCATGCTGGGCGGTGCCGCCCCGCTGCTGCTGTTGCTGGTGATGCTGCCGGGCCTGCCCGAGTCGGTGCGCCACATGGTGGCCAAGGGCTATGCAGCCGAGCGCATCGGTGCCGTCCTGCGCCGCATCTCGGCCTCGGCCGCCGGCTTCAACCGCTTCACCCTCGCCGAGACCGGCCCGCAAGGTGAATCCGCCACCGGCAAGAGCGGCATCGCCCTGCTGTTCGAACCGCGTTACGTGGTGGGTACCTGCATGCTGTGGCTGGCTTACTTCATGGGGCTGGTGATCTTCTATGCGCTGGTGAACTGGATGCCGGTGCTGTTCAAGGATGCCGGCCTGGCGCCCAGAACCGCCACGCTCATTTCGGCGCTGTTCCCGCTGGGCGGCGTGGGTGCCATCCTGTTCGGCTGGCTGATGGACCGCTACAACGCCAACCGCGTCATCGCCATCGGCTTTGCCGCCACGGCCGTGGCGGTCTTCGGTATCGGTCAGGCGGTCGGCAACGTGGGTGCGCTGACGGTGGTGGTGTTTGTGGCAGGCACCCTGATGAATACTGCGCAATCGTCATTGCCGGCGCTGGCGGCTGCTTACTACCCGACCCGGGGCCGTGCCACCGGCGTGGCCTGGATGCTGGGCGTGGGGCGCTTCGGCGGCATCGCCGGTTCCTTCCTGGTGGCCGAACTGACGCGCAGCCAGTTGGGCTTTGGCGAAGTATTCGCGGTAGTGGCCACGGCCGCGCTGGTCTCGACCGTAGCGCTGCTGGTCAAGCAGGCCTCGGACCGCAACCGTCCTGACGGCGGCAAGCCGCTGATGGTGGCCGATGCCGGAGCGCACTGA
- a CDS encoding sodium:solute symporter family protein: MESNKDFFRRLCRYYGLYTLGFIVFLCVLAILEREGMPRSWIGYLFLFVTIGLYAGIGVVCRTSDVPEYYVAGRRVPPLFNGMATAADWISAATFISLAGGLYLQGFDGLAYILGWTGGYCLVALLIAPYLRKFGQYTIADFLAARYPGKPGTQGANVIRILAVAATILISFTYVVAQIYGVGLITSRFTGIDFSIGIFLGLASILVCSFLGGMRAITWTQVAQYIIILFAYLIPVVWLSAKHATVPVPPVAYGAVLPKLSAMEHKLEDDPKEKEVRQIFQARADDYDRRLKNLPQSWLDGRVEAQNQADQVRRDASASLAEIKAASRALSSYPKSQEEAERKWTEARAANLARAQPPVSQTDPFPGRDAQSSDIKRNNFLALVFCLMLGTAALPHILMRYYTTPTVAGARSSVFWTLFFIMLIYLTVPALTVLVKYDIYTSLVGSSYSHLPDWVYYWANMDKLNPLVSINDLNRDGVVQLGEISMDGDIIVLAMPEIAGLPYFVSGLVAAGGLAAALSTADGLLLTISNALSHDVYYKVVDPTASTQKRVTISKLLLLVVALLAAYAASLKPGDILSMVGAAFSLAASTLFPALVLGVFWKRANQAGAIAGIVCGFLMCVYYMLHTNPSFGGSAAGQWFHIAPISAGIFGVPVGMAAMVIVSLLTPPPDEATIALIDHIRTP; this comes from the coding sequence ATGGAGAGTAACAAGGACTTCTTCCGGCGCCTATGCCGCTATTACGGACTTTATACGCTGGGCTTCATCGTCTTCCTGTGCGTGCTGGCCATCCTGGAACGCGAAGGCATGCCGCGCTCGTGGATCGGCTACCTGTTCCTGTTCGTCACCATCGGCCTGTACGCCGGCATCGGCGTGGTCTGCCGCACCTCCGACGTGCCCGAATACTATGTCGCCGGAAGGCGCGTTCCACCGCTCTTCAACGGCATGGCCACCGCCGCCGACTGGATCTCGGCCGCGACCTTCATCAGCCTGGCCGGTGGCCTCTATCTGCAGGGCTTCGACGGCCTGGCCTACATCCTCGGCTGGACCGGGGGCTACTGCCTGGTGGCGTTGCTGATCGCACCCTACCTGCGCAAGTTCGGGCAATACACCATCGCCGATTTCCTCGCCGCGCGCTATCCGGGCAAGCCTGGCACGCAAGGCGCCAACGTCATCCGCATCCTGGCGGTGGCGGCCACCATCCTGATCTCCTTCACCTACGTGGTGGCGCAGATCTATGGCGTGGGCCTGATCACCTCGCGCTTTACCGGCATCGATTTTTCCATCGGCATCTTCCTCGGACTGGCCAGCATCCTGGTGTGCTCCTTCCTTGGCGGCATGCGCGCCATCACCTGGACCCAGGTGGCGCAATACATCATCATCCTGTTCGCCTACCTGATCCCGGTCGTCTGGCTCTCGGCCAAGCACGCCACCGTCCCGGTGCCACCGGTGGCCTATGGCGCCGTGCTGCCCAAGCTCTCGGCGATGGAACACAAGCTGGAAGACGATCCGAAGGAAAAGGAAGTGCGCCAGATCTTCCAGGCGCGCGCCGATGACTATGACCGTCGCCTGAAGAACCTGCCGCAATCCTGGCTCGATGGCCGGGTGGAGGCGCAGAACCAGGCCGACCAGGTGCGCCGCGATGCCAGCGCCTCGCTGGCCGAGATTAAAGCGGCCAGCCGGGCGCTGTCGTCCTATCCCAAGTCGCAGGAAGAAGCCGAACGCAAATGGACCGAAGCGCGCGCCGCCAACCTGGCGCGGGCGCAGCCGCCGGTGTCGCAGACCGACCCCTTCCCCGGCCGCGATGCGCAAAGTTCGGACATCAAGCGCAACAACTTCCTGGCGCTGGTGTTCTGCCTGATGCTGGGCACGGCCGCCTTGCCGCATATCCTGATGCGCTACTACACCACGCCCACCGTGGCCGGGGCGCGCAGCTCGGTGTTCTGGACGCTGTTCTTCATCATGCTGATCTACCTCACCGTGCCGGCGCTCACCGTGCTGGTGAAATACGACATCTACACCTCGCTGGTGGGCAGCAGCTACAGCCACCTGCCGGACTGGGTGTATTACTGGGCCAACATGGACAAGCTCAATCCGCTGGTGTCCATCAATGACCTCAACCGCGACGGCGTGGTGCAGTTGGGCGAGATCTCGATGGATGGCGACATCATCGTGCTGGCCATGCCGGAGATCGCCGGACTGCCGTATTTCGTTTCCGGGCTGGTGGCCGCCGGCGGGCTGGCAGCGGCGCTTTCCACCGCCGACGGGCTGTTGCTGACGATCTCCAATGCACTCTCGCACGACGTGTATTACAAGGTGGTCGATCCCACGGCCTCCACGCAAAAGCGCGTCACCATCTCCAAATTGCTGTTGCTGGTGGTGGCCCTGCTGGCGGCCTATGCGGCCTCGCTGAAACCGGGCGACATCCTGTCGATGGTCGGCGCGGCCTTTTCGCTGGCGGCCTCCACGCTCTTCCCGGCGCTGGTGCTGGGCGTGTTCTGGAAACGCGCCAACCAGGCCGGGGCGATCGCCGGCATCGTCTGTGGTTTCCTGATGTGCGTGTACTACATGCTGCACACCAATCCCTCCTTCGGCGGCAGCGCAGCCGGACAGTGGTTCCACATCGCACCGATCTCGGCCGGTATCTTCGGCGTACCGGTGGGCATGGCCGCCATGGTCATCGTCAGCCTGCTCACGCCGCCACCGGACGAAGCCACCATCGCGTTGATCGATCACATCCGCACGCCCTGA
- a CDS encoding DUF4212 domain-containing protein: MDQGAPPTDPGNQWHRTRRITAWLLVLWFAATFFFIYFARELDRVHLFGWPVSFYMAAQGMMLIYLAIVVIYVRRMRRIEQLVRREQGESGHGE, translated from the coding sequence ATGGACCAAGGCGCTCCTCCCACCGACCCCGGCAACCAATGGCACCGCACCCGCCGCATCACGGCATGGCTGCTGGTGCTATGGTTCGCAGCCACGTTCTTCTTCATCTACTTCGCGCGCGAGCTGGACCGGGTGCACCTGTTCGGCTGGCCGGTCTCCTTCTACATGGCCGCGCAAGGCATGATGCTGATCTACCTGGCCATCGTGGTGATCTACGTGCGCCGCATGCGGCGTATCGAACAACTGGTCCGACGTGAACAAGGCGAGAGCGGGCATGGAGAGTAA
- a CDS encoding sensor histidine kinase N-terminal domain-containing protein, producing the protein MTARDPSPAAPSPSPVEPSQDAPAASAPRKKRRAALATQPVERIQRSLFGEILDWMLAPLLLLWPMSIAITYLIAQSIANQPFDRALEDSVTVLAQQVSEVNGKVVARLPVSARDLLRADDIDNIYYKVTGPSGEYVEGDVDMPQPPGEDDRTTLGTVQFRNDILHGSDVRIATLQVDLRRSAAQRAAQRDPRIATVQVGETLEKRAQLANEIIKGVILPQFVILPVALALVWFALSRGLSPLSELQQRIRARRPDDLSPIDSGQVPEEISPLVRSLNDMLARLSQTIAIQKRFIADAAHQMKTPLAGMRMQSELALRQDDQDDVRRSLEQLAKSSETATRLVNQLLSLARAENQQSQAGGMVPLELNELARGVVQDWVPMSFTQRIDLGFEQPDHPILITGNPVMLRELLSNLLDNALHYTPHDGNGRVTVRARTDEGGGLAILEVEDNGPGIPVAERANVFERFYRILGTPSTGSGLGLAIVREIAQQHEAVVEITHNPRCTDPKYPGSLFRVSFRMMPRTPFFDDIT; encoded by the coding sequence ATGACCGCGCGCGATCCCTCCCCCGCCGCTCCTTCGCCCTCGCCTGTCGAGCCGTCCCAGGACGCCCCTGCCGCATCCGCCCCGCGCAAAAAACGCCGTGCCGCGCTGGCCACCCAACCGGTGGAACGCATACAGCGTTCGCTCTTCGGTGAAATCCTCGACTGGATGCTGGCGCCGCTGCTGCTGCTGTGGCCGATGAGCATCGCCATCACCTACCTGATCGCGCAGTCGATCGCCAACCAGCCCTTCGACCGCGCCCTCGAAGACAGCGTGACCGTGCTGGCCCAGCAGGTTTCCGAAGTCAACGGCAAGGTCGTCGCGCGCCTGCCAGTCTCGGCGCGCGACCTGCTGCGCGCCGACGACATCGACAACATCTACTACAAGGTCACCGGCCCCAGTGGTGAATATGTGGAAGGCGACGTCGACATGCCCCAGCCGCCCGGCGAGGATGACCGCACCACGCTGGGCACGGTGCAGTTCCGCAATGACATCCTGCACGGCAGCGACGTGCGCATCGCCACCCTGCAGGTGGACCTGCGCCGCAGTGCCGCCCAGCGCGCCGCCCAGCGTGATCCGCGCATCGCCACGGTGCAGGTCGGCGAGACCCTGGAAAAACGCGCCCAGCTCGCCAACGAAATCATCAAGGGCGTGATCCTGCCGCAGTTCGTGATCCTGCCGGTGGCGCTGGCGCTGGTGTGGTTCGCGCTCTCGCGCGGACTTTCACCGCTGTCGGAATTGCAGCAGCGCATCCGCGCACGCCGCCCCGATGATCTCTCCCCCATCGACTCCGGTCAGGTGCCCGAAGAAATCTCGCCTCTGGTACGTTCGCTCAACGACATGCTGGCGCGGCTGTCGCAAACCATCGCCATCCAGAAGCGCTTCATCGCCGACGCCGCACACCAGATGAAGACGCCGCTGGCAGGCATGCGCATGCAGTCCGAACTGGCACTACGTCAGGATGACCAGGACGACGTGCGCCGCTCACTGGAACAACTGGCCAAGAGTTCGGAAACCGCCACCCGCCTGGTCAATCAATTACTCTCGCTGGCCCGCGCAGAGAACCAGCAATCGCAAGCGGGCGGCATGGTGCCGCTGGAACTCAATGAGCTGGCACGCGGCGTGGTGCAGGACTGGGTGCCGATGTCCTTCACGCAGCGCATCGACCTGGGGTTCGAGCAACCTGACCATCCCATCCTCATCACCGGCAACCCGGTGATGCTGCGCGAATTGCTGTCCAACCTGCTGGACAATGCCCTGCATTACACACCGCACGATGGCAATGGCCGCGTCACCGTACGCGCGCGTACCGATGAAGGCGGCGGGCTCGCCATCCTGGAAGTGGAGGACAACGGCCCCGGCATTCCGGTGGCCGAGCGCGCCAATGTCTTCGAGCGCTTCTATCGCATCCTCGGTACGCCCAGCACCGGCAGCGGCCTGGGCCTGGCCATCGTGCGCGAGATCGCCCAGCAGCACGAGGCCGTGGTGGAGATCACCCACAATCCGCGCTGTACCGATCCCAAATATCCGGGCAGCCTGTTCCGCGTGAGCTTTCGGATGATGCCGCGCACGCCCTTCTTCGACGACATCACCTGA
- a CDS encoding response regulator transcription factor codes for MRILLAEDDSVLADGLTRSLRHSGYAADCVKNGVEADSALSTQDFDLLILDLGLPKMSGLEVLRRLRARNSRLPVLILTAADSVEQRVQGLDLGADDYMAKPFALSELEARVRALTRRGAGGGPTVIRHGPLSFDQVGRIAYIGEQMLELSARELGLLEVLLQRTGRLVSKEQLVDHLCEWGEEVSNNAIEVYVHRLRKKIEVGGVRIATVRGLGYCLEKLPETGAVPLAASNGAA; via the coding sequence ATGCGCATCCTCCTTGCTGAAGACGACAGCGTGCTGGCCGACGGCTTGACCCGTTCCCTGCGCCATTCCGGCTATGCCGCCGATTGCGTCAAGAACGGGGTGGAGGCCGATTCGGCCCTGTCCACCCAGGACTTCGACCTGCTGATCCTGGACCTGGGCCTGCCCAAGATGTCCGGCCTGGAAGTGCTGCGCCGCCTGCGGGCGCGCAATTCGCGCCTGCCGGTGCTGATCCTGACGGCGGCGGACTCGGTGGAACAGCGCGTGCAAGGACTCGATCTCGGTGCGGACGACTACATGGCCAAGCCCTTCGCGCTCTCCGAACTGGAAGCACGGGTGCGGGCGTTGACCCGGCGCGGTGCCGGCGGGGGTCCGACCGTGATCAGGCATGGTCCGCTCTCTTTCGACCAGGTGGGCCGCATCGCCTACATCGGCGAACAGATGCTGGAACTGTCAGCGCGGGAACTGGGCCTGCTCGAAGTATTATTGCAACGCACCGGCCGCCTGGTCTCCAAGGAACAGCTGGTGGATCACCTGTGCGAATGGGGAGAGGAAGTCAGCAACAATGCCATCGAGGTCTATGTCCATCGTCTGCGCAAGAAAATCGAGGTCGGCGGTGTGCGCATCGCCACCGTGCGCGGACTCGGCTATTGCCTGGAAAAGCTGCCCGAGACCGGTGCCGTACCGCTGGCAGCCTCCAACGGCGCGGCTTGA
- a CDS encoding Tim44-like domain-containing protein, which translates to MKKAFVALIVAVMTLSVGMSAVEAKRLGGGGSIGKQSSSASRQAQSPAPMQQNQAAAAKPAAPAAAPAPAAAKPSMWKGLLGGALLGLGLGALLSHFGLGGALASMISTILTVALIALAIMFVIRLFRRKSEASQSAQPAPAWASAAPQASDTVSATPQIGSMLKTDQSAASTTQNGFGGGFGNAEAAPAYGIPAGFDTVGFVRNAKTYFIRLQAAWDKADINDIREFTTPEMFAELRLQIQERGAAANQTDVVSLDAEVLGVETVGNDYIASVKFFGFIKEDPTASPAQFAEIWNLSKPVTGQGGWVLAGIQQLDPVHG; encoded by the coding sequence ATGAAAAAAGCATTTGTCGCGCTGATAGTGGCGGTGATGACGCTCTCTGTTGGCATGTCGGCCGTCGAAGCCAAGCGTCTTGGCGGTGGCGGTTCGATCGGCAAACAGTCTTCCAGCGCCAGCCGTCAGGCGCAAAGCCCTGCCCCGATGCAACAGAACCAGGCCGCCGCTGCCAAGCCGGCCGCGCCTGCTGCCGCACCGGCCCCGGCTGCTGCCAAGCCGAGCATGTGGAAGGGCCTGCTGGGTGGCGCATTGCTGGGCCTGGGCCTGGGCGCGCTGTTGTCGCACTTCGGCCTGGGTGGCGCGCTGGCCAGCATGATCAGCACCATCCTGACCGTGGCCCTGATCGCGCTGGCGATCATGTTCGTGATCCGCTTGTTCCGCCGCAAGTCGGAAGCCTCGCAGTCCGCGCAACCGGCGCCGGCCTGGGCCAGCGCCGCACCGCAAGCTTCTGACACTGTGTCGGCCACGCCGCAGATCGGCTCCATGCTCAAGACCGACCAGTCCGCAGCCTCGACCACCCAGAATGGTTTCGGTGGTGGTTTCGGCAACGCCGAGGCAGCGCCTGCCTATGGCATCCCGGCCGGTTTCGACACCGTGGGCTTCGTGCGCAATGCCAAGACCTATTTCATCCGCCTGCAGGCGGCATGGGACAAGGCTGACATCAACGACATCCGCGAATTCACCACCCCCGAGATGTTTGCCGAGCTGCGTCTGCAGATCCAGGAGCGTGGCGCTGCCGCCAACCAGACCGATGTGGTCTCGCTGGATGCCGAGGTGCTGGGCGTGGAAACCGTGGGCAATGATTACATCGCCAGCGTGAAGTTCTTCGGCTTCATCAAGGAAGATCCGACCGCCTCGCCGGCCCAGTTCGCCGAGATCTGGAACCTGTCCAAGCCGGTTACCGGCCAGGGTGGCTGGGTGCTGGCGGGTATCCAGCAGCTCGACCCGGTCCACGGCTGA
- a CDS encoding aliphatic sulfonate ABC transporter substrate-binding protein: MSTHCTDLTRRRLLQASAALGLAALAPACALAQGSKAIRIGYQKSSTLLTILKANATLEKLLAPTGAKISWHEFASGLPLLEALNVGGVDLSADVADTVPVFAQAAGARLAYVAQESPSPAAQAIVVRADSPLRKPADLKGRKIAVTKAAGVHYLLIATLEKAGLKFSDVDAAYLSPADGRAAFERGSVDAWVTWDPFLAGVQRQSQVRILSDGQGAADYQRYYLASASFAQANPEVLRVVFDELKKTGLWVKQHPREAATFLAPLWGLDADTIELANSRRSYEVRAVRREALGEQQRIADTFFAAGLLPRKVDTADVAIWAPEKIA; this comes from the coding sequence ATGTCCACGCACTGCACCGACCTTACCCGCCGCCGCCTGCTGCAGGCCAGCGCCGCACTCGGCCTCGCCGCACTGGCGCCGGCCTGCGCACTGGCGCAAGGCAGCAAGGCCATCCGCATCGGCTATCAGAAATCGTCCACCCTGCTGACCATCCTCAAGGCCAACGCAACGCTGGAAAAGCTGCTCGCCCCCACCGGCGCAAAAATCAGCTGGCACGAATTCGCCAGCGGGCTGCCGCTGCTGGAAGCGCTCAACGTCGGTGGCGTCGACCTCAGCGCTGACGTGGCCGACACCGTGCCGGTGTTCGCCCAGGCGGCCGGTGCCAGGCTGGCCTACGTGGCACAGGAGTCGCCCTCGCCGGCCGCGCAAGCCATCGTGGTGCGGGCCGATTCGCCGCTGCGCAAACCTGCTGACCTCAAGGGCCGCAAGATCGCCGTGACCAAGGCGGCCGGCGTGCACTACCTGCTCATTGCCACGCTGGAAAAGGCCGGGCTGAAGTTCAGCGATGTCGATGCCGCCTACCTGTCTCCCGCCGATGGTCGCGCCGCCTTCGAGCGGGGCAGCGTCGATGCCTGGGTGACCTGGGATCCCTTCCTGGCGGGTGTGCAGCGGCAATCCCAGGTGCGCATCCTGTCGGACGGACAGGGCGCGGCCGATTACCAGCGCTACTACCTTGCCTCGGCCAGCTTCGCGCAGGCCAACCCCGAGGTCTTGCGCGTGGTCTTCGATGAACTGAAGAAGACTGGCCTGTGGGTAAAACAGCATCCCCGCGAAGCCGCCACCTTCCTGGCCCCGCTCTGGGGGCTGGACGCGGACACCATCGAACTGGCCAACAGCCGCCGCAGCTACGAGGTGCGTGCCGTCAGGCGGGAGGCGCTGGGCGAGCAGCAACGCATCGCCGACACCTTCTTCGCCGCCGGCCTGCTGCCCAGGAAGGTCGATACCGCTGATGTGGCGATCTGGGCGCCGGAAAAGATCGCCTGA